The Tachysurus vachellii isolate PV-2020 chromosome 19, HZAU_Pvac_v1, whole genome shotgun sequence genome segment TGGATGAGGTCTTGCTCCCAGACGAACGAGACAGTTTACCTGACTTCAGTGGGCTTTTAGTGTCATCCATAGTGCTAAGGctgcagtgagtgtgtgtgtgtgtgtgtgtgtgtgtaaaaaactaaaaaataacgtaaaagaatattaaaagaaaacagagcAGGATCTCCGCAGGCCGATCGCGTCCAAACCTGGAGGGAGACGTAAAGGTTGTTTTCTTTAAAGTCTTCAgtactgaaaatgtaaaaattctaGATAACACACGATAAACTTATAAAAATAGTCACGCCTTGTGGGTGTGCGGCCTGTTCTGAATGTTTTAACTCAGGAGaagtcaataataaataaataaaacaaagaaattgttTTGGCTTTGACTATAATGTGCAGTACGTCACTGCGACCAGCCAATAAAAGCTCAGCTCATTaacatgcagaaacacacacacactgtatacacacacacacacacacacacagtacacaatgTCCCCCAGCAAACTGATCCATAATGATTCGGAGTGAAATGACGTGATAAAACAGGATTATTGCCCATTTATCATGATCATTAGTGTGATCTATAAAAAGGTCACATCAGGTGGGATTCCGGTCCAAAACAAACTAAAGCCATGCTGTAATCTCTCAGTAATTAATGAAACGATTCATTCCGAACTCCTGAATACACGTCAGGATGCATGATGTTAACACCAAACCCTCAGTCCTACATGAACagcatttatttatcacatCAGAGGAAAACAACAATACAATGCTAAGATGCTAAGCTAAGATGCTAAGACGCTAAGCTAAGATGCTAACACAACAAGGTGAACTTTTACACGCTGTAATCCGGCCGTATTGTTTATTTAACGTGTTGTTGTTGTAACAGATGATCAGAAGGACACaagtttataatgtttataagcTGTAATGTGTGTTTTCGGCTCGTTTAGTGCGGCACAAACCGGAGCTGTGCTTTTCTCTGCTAACCGCTAGCTCGCTAACACTCACTTTTAACACTCACCAACACTCAGAAATCCCGAATAAATTAGCAGCACACACTCCATGCATGTATAATGAAGTGATCTGAAgattcttttgtttgttctcGGTAAAACTTTCGGTTAAATCCCTAATTAAACGCGGCCCGTTTGTCcgcttgtgtttttgttttgctcgtCCAAGGCCCCGGTCGCCATGTTAACTTCAGCtctggtgcattgtgggtaaaagTGTCAGCGCTGATGAGCGCGTGGGCCGCGTCTTATTTCACACCgtgttcactacatagtgtacactGGATTTAACCGGGTTCTAATTCTAGTGCCCTATTCTAAAAAATATCATCACAGACAGTTCCAAATGATGATCAGTATCAGAAggagctttattgccaagtttgcttattaaatataaataattatagtatttatatctcatattattattataactcaTATTTATGGGTTAAAAAGttcatttgtttacatgtttacatgtttgtttgtttacatgattgtttacttgtttgtttacatgtttgtttacttgtttgtttacaagtttgtttgtttgtttacatgtttgtttacatgtacacatgtttgtttgtttacatgattGTTTactttcttgtttgtttacatgtttgtttgtttgtaagtttgtttgtttacatgtttgtttacatgtacacatgtttgtttgtttgtgtataattCTCCTTAACCATTTGTTTTATTGCATGTTTCTCCTCGATCCGACGTCGTAGCTTCTGGTCTGAAGTTTTTATGCTAATTACCCCGAACTGGGGCATCTCCTTAAAGCCCTTTTACTCTGGATAAAGTTTTAATTTGGGGACCGATTTAATTTGGGGTGTGTATTACAATATTGCAGTATAATGATAAGTAGCATCTTCtaaatgactgcagtattcacatgaaatgtccaaaccctcgcTAGCCAATcagctccaaaagtattggTACCCCAACGTGTGTTCTTGTGACGTCACTTGACAGCACgtgaagccccgcccacaaaataCGTGGAATCACAGAATgaacacaacatggacatgtgacatatcaaaacactcagcacaataaggcgaactgcctcacgtgtgttcTGATGACGTCACCCGGCGCCACGTGAAGCCCCGCCCCATAATATCCCTTGCGGTTCACTTGCTTTCATCTGCACCCTCTCTGTCCCTTTGCCTCCTAAAGTATCACCAACACTTAGGTCCACTCAGCTACAAAAaagcctttgcgaatactttacaaatctttctttttttaatcccacaTTTATCCTGGTCAAATAAACCCCTTCTTAGTCATTCCGGTCAACACTGCGCACTTCCTGCGCATACTCCTGAGTGCCAGTCCGATAACTGCGCTGTATTTATCTCTGCGAAAATGGAGCGCAGTGTTTCTTCGCAGCAACACGCGCGTCTGTTGCGTAGCAGCCGGTGGTCCCTCAGGCTGTGAGGAGCTGAAAGTTAGCAGCTGAAGCTAAATCACGGAAGATGGAGAAACTCCTCCGAGCGCTGGCTTTAGTCCTCCTGTGTCACGTCCTGGAGGCGAAGCAGAAAGACTTTTACACGTTTAAGGTGGTGAACAGCAGAGGCAGATTAGTTTCTCTGGAGAAATACCGTGGCTCGGTGAGTCTCGCGCACATCACGACGGATTCGGTCACTAACGGAAGACAAAAAGCActttttattgatgtattttattttgtatcactttccctttctcttcgAACATGCATGTTGCTGTTTTTCACATTTCCTGTGCATTAATAAAGTACTAACATAAAGCACGGCTGCATTCCGTTCCGTGCGTTAATTGATGTGCGCGTGCCTACGTGGCAGAGTCCTGAGCTGCACGCGCACGAGTCAGTACATCAGTACATCGTGTGtcatttattcctttattttcctgtaataatTTTCCTGTATTCCTGTAATTTATTCCTCATTCACACTACACACCATTAACACGTTATAGTAACTAGTTTAgattttggtttattaaaaaatcacAACCTGATgaattaatataacatttaaatttatcaGTGAAACTTCTCCAGGAGGTTGAAGCTGTTTCTGAACATTTCAGGTGTTTATTAGAATGTAGGATGGATTTCAATAATGATAATTAAGTTATTACACCCTGTTATTACACCATGTTATTACACCCTGTTATTACACCGTGTTATTACACCCTGTTATTACATAATGTTATTACATAATGTTATTACACCCTGTTATTACACCCTGTTATTACATAATGTTATTACACCCTGTTATTACACCATGTTATTACACCCTGTTATTACGCCCTATTATTACACCATGTTATTACACCCTGTTATTATACCATGTTATTACACCCCGTTATTACACAGTGTTATTATACCGTGTTATTACACCCTGTTATTACACCGTGTTATTACACCGTGTTTTTATACCATGTTATTACACCCTATTATACCATGTTATTACACCCTGTTATTATGCCCTGTTATTACACCATGTTATTACACCATGTTATTACACCGTGTTATTACACCCTGTTATTACACCATGTTATTACACCCTGTTATTACATAATGTTATTACACCATGTTATTACATCCTGTTATTACATAATGTTATTACACCCTGTTATTACATAATGTTATTCCACCCTGTTATTACACCATGTTATTACACCATGTTATTACACCGTTATTACACTGTGTTATTACACTGTGTTATTATACCATGTTATTACACCCTGTTATTACACCGTTATTACACCCTGTTATTACACCGTGTTTTTATACcatgttattaaaccctgttatTACACTGTGTTATTACACCCTGTTATTACACCATGTTATTACACCCTGTTATTACACCGTGTTTTTATACCATGTTATTACACCCTGTTATTACACCATGTTATTACACCATGTTATTACACCCTTTTATTACACCATGTTATTACACTGTGTTATTACATAGTGTTATTACACCATGTTATTACACTGTGTTATTACATAGTGTTATTACACAGTGACATCTTATTTCTTTGAAAAATAACTAAGCTTTAAAACTACatttgtgaaataaatacacaggtaAAACAcaggataaaacacacacacacacacacacacacacacacacacatctatattaACTGTTTTTGATGGTTAAGGCCATCCATAACTTTAAGGTATATTTGAGTTgtaaaatatacttttatattgattaatgacattttattaccttttattttaataaatgctaTATGATTACATTGAAGTTTAACAAATGAATCttaaacacattatttataataatattttctcCGTTTTTAACTTGATATTCGGACACATTTCTTAAACCAAAGTGTATATTTAGTGTTTATAAAGCTACACAGTGAATCAGAGGAAACACTTGATGGCACTTAAACACTCGATTCCTGTATTAAAGCTgagattttattaaacattcagattttattacatgtttatagCTGGTGCAGTGTTCAGGTTGTTAAGCTGTGACCTGATATATGAATATTTCACACAGTGGTAAAGAAGGTAAAGAATATACAACCTTTacttcatgtatgtgtgtgtgtatgtgtggggtgtgtggaggggggtatgtgtgaggtatgtgtggGGTATGTGGAGTATGTGTAGgaatgtgtggggtgtgtgtggggtatgtgtggttttgtggggtatgtgtgggaatgtgtggagtatgtgtgtggtgtgtgtggggtgtgtggcGTATGTGTGGGGTATGTGTAGgaatgtgtggggtgtgtggcGTATGTGTGGGGTATGTGTGGGAATGTGTGGGGTATGTGTAGGATTGTGTGGggtatgtgtggggtgtgtcggtatgtgtgaggtgtgtggggtatgtgtggggtgtgtggagTATGTGTAGGAATGTGTGGGGTATGCGTGGTGTGTGTCGggtatgtgtggggtgtgtgggtatgtgtggcGTATGTGTAGgaatgtgtggggtgtgtgtcgTATGTGGGAATGTGTGGGGTATGTGGGTATGTGTGGGAATGTGTGGGGTATGTGTAGGATTGTGTGGggtatgtgtggggtgtgtcggtatgtgtgaggtgtgtggggtatgtgtggggtgtgtggagTATGTGTAGGAATGTGTGgggtatgtgtggtgtgtgtcggGTATGTGTAGGAATGTGTGGGGTATGTGGGTATGTGTGGGGAATGTGGGGGGTCTGTGTGGGGTATGACGGGGCATGAGCTCATTAATTATTCACTAGATAATTCattactctgtctgtctgcttgtttgtgtctgtgtgtcttcaaacctgtctttctctctgtgtctcacactttattaagattcattttaattaatctactggtgtgtgtgtgtgtgtgtgtgtgtgtgtgtgtatcaggtctCCTTGGTGGTAAATGTAGCGAGTGAATGTGGCTTCACAGAGGAACACTATACGGACCTTCAGCAGCTGCAGAGGGATTTTGGACCGTACCATTTCAATGTGTTGGCCTTCCCCTGTAATCAGTTCGGCCAGCAGGAGCCGGGCAGCGATAAAGAGATCGACAGCTACGTCAGGCGTGTTTATGGAGTCTCGTTTCCTCTCTTCAGCAAAATTGCTGTGGTGGGGACCGGGGCCAATAACGCCTTTAAATACCtcgcaggtaacacacacacacacacacacacacacacacacacacactacaaagtTTGCTGTGCAAGAGCAAGCTAATGTAGCAAACAAAAGCTAACATCGTAAGCAAAAGTTAACCTAATTACTCAAAGCTAACCAATTAGATCAATTAAgagtgatctctctctctctctctctctctctctctctttctctctctatcactctctgtctctctctctatttctcactgtctctctttctgtctctctctctctctctctctctctctctctctctctctctctctctctctcgctctctaacTCAGAAGCCACAGGGAAGGAGCCTGACTGGAATTTCTGGAAGTACCTGATTGATGCGGATGGTAAAGTTGTTGGTGCGTGGGCTCCTCAAGTGTCTGTGAAAGAACTTCGACCAAAGATCACAGAGATGGTGCGCAAACTCATCATCAAGCGCAAGGAGGagctgtagacacacacacacacacacacacacacacacacacgtctattCACATAAATTTATGACAGAATGTAAAATGTGATACTGAATTAGCACTACTATGaaaaccactcacacacacacacacacacactcacacacacacacacacacacacacacacacacacaaacaagccgCTGTCACACAGAAGAACGTCAAGCATCCATGAGGTGGACTGTGGACACTACTTTACCTCTTCTTATTTTGATCGTTCATGTTTCAGGAAGTGGGAGGAGCTAATTATGCAAATCTTGGGAAAGAGGGACGTGGGGGGGGGGCAGTGCAGAAAGAATCAAATGTAGCTGATTAGCCAAGACACGTTTACTAATTTAGTTTAACACTGAAGCTATGATGCTAAAGTAGCTAACGAAATTTGTTGAGGTGTAATGATGAACAAAACGCTGAGTTCGGTGACAGAAAAACTCCGCCTTCAGCATTAGGCCCCGCCTCCAGGTTTAAGATTAAATGTCTGaaagaaatgttaaaatttTACTCATCAGATTAAAAATGGatgaaaagataaataaatagaaataaataaaataaacaaacagatgtCAGATAATAAAGGTGTCTTGGCCGATTATTTACATGATTATTTTTACTGAATTGTTCCCTTTAAATACAAAACCATAAAATTTTGCACACGTTTTGcaaatatttagcattttttaaagacattttgatAAAAGTTTATGGTTGAAATTTGTTTCtaagtcaaataaataaataaatacattaaaaaataaataaatcagtgcccatgtatccatttatttttttaatcaaattagatttttaaatgttaatatttactaGCAGCTTCGTGGACAGAAGGGTGGTGTGATCTGACATCATAATACTGACATCGTGATAAATGATGTCACAATACACTTCTCTGAGATTATATTGTTAGCATGATGCTATGTTTCAGTGTAAAAACGATGTTTTTAACAATTCTAAACAAAATTCAGCTGATTTTATCTCCTAaccttttatctctctctctcacacacacacacacacacacacacacacacacacctcgagGCAGTGTAAGATTAGAAATCCAATCATCATCACTTCCTTCAGTACAGAATTACAGCCTTAAAGGCAGTCGAATGGAATCGTTACACACAGCTTCATCTCTCACTTTCCACATGTTCACTCGTTgctcttcttcctctcttttgTCTCACTTTCCCGCCCCCGCTCGAGCCTGATGGAGTGCTGCAGGAGTCATTACACCAACTGGTGTTATGGTACACTCTGAGCCCCAAAGCGGCAGAAACATTATATCAAACATGTCATGAGTTGAAATTCAAAAAGAACTGATGATCATGCTGAGACATCCTCAAAACATCTCcactacacacatcactcacaTCAGCCagattcatgtgtgtgtgtgtgtgtgtgtgtgtgtgtgtgagagtgtgagagtgtgtgtggtgagtgcgtgtgtgtgtgtgagtgtgtaagtgtatgtgtgtgtgtgagtgtatgtgagtgtgtgtgggtgtgtgtgagtgtgagtaatgtaagagagtgtgtgaatgtatgtgagtgtgtgtgtgtgagtgtctgtgtgtgtgagtgtatgtgtgggtgtgtgagtgtgagtgtatgtgtgtgtgagtgtatgtaagagagtgtgtgaatgtatgtgagtgtgtgtgtgtgtgtgtgtgtgtgtgtgtgtttttcccctctTCACTCTATCTGCTTTTTTGACACATAATTATTTAAAGGCTGTAATTATCCAagctgaaagaaaatgaaaggagTTCAGCACTGAGAGGGTTTAAATCCTGCACACTTCAGGAGGTAATTATCTGTTCAGTATAACTGACATGAGCGTGTTCAGGTGCTTAGAGGAAGAAAAACACGAACTAAAACAACCTGCGACTTTCTGGAACGTTCACAGTCACACGGTCCACGAAATAGCTTCAAACTTTATTTTTCAAAAGCAAAGTCACTCCATCTTGCTTTATTCACAGCACATTTAATCAGCACTCAGTACAGACTTCATCAAGCTTCAGGACTTCACAGCAAAAACtctaaaaacacaacagcaataGAGTGTAGAGTTAAAACCCTCAGGGGGCGGAGTTTCACTCatttatacaaatgaataaatcaataaacaaatacatgaaATGATGTTAAACAGAAATCCCTCAGGACAGATTATGTGAAATGCAGATTTCTCCACATACACAGGAAATAAAGAACATGGCTTGGAGCCAGGGTTAGCATACGGTCACTAATTACAGGCCATAAGGTGTTAGCCTGGAAGGTgataacgcacacacacactgttagcgTATGTTTGCTAATGATAATTATCTGCTGTGTTgatattttggtaaaatataaTGATTTGATGTTAAACCTTCTCTCACGAGgacaattacattaaattattcTTAAAGACAAAGTCCCCCAAACATGTTTATACTGAAGCATCTGTGATGTTGTTTAGCAATTTCAGTGCTAATCTGTTGGCTAGCGTTGATTTATTGCTTGTGCAGTTAGCGATGCATAGTGTGAAGGAGTTTTCCCCAGACACACGAGGACCCTTCGGAAGCAGAGCAGATGATACCAAAGAGATTACGATATTTTCTGCTCCACGTTAGAACAGGACCAGCTGCAGGATGAGTTTCCTAAACagaaaatcataaataaataaatactgtaataattTTAGAGGAATACATTCATGTGTCTGTCCTCGTCCTGGTGGGGCTGTGttcgtgtgtttatgtgtttacaCTGTAGACTGTTacaggacagacagaaaggagCTGGAGATGGTGTGAGATGATGAAGGACCTGAGCTGACTGACACGGCGTCGGCTCATAGGGATCAGATTTACAGAGAAATATCTGGCAACGTGAGACAGGACATTGTGAAGAAGCAGATGAGAAGGCAGTCACCTGGCCACCAGGGGGCCCTGTAAGACTGtggtgctgtttttcttttaactctGTATATTTCCATGTCCGTGGTTGACAGTGAGTCTGTAGTTGTTAGCGTGGTTCAGGCTCTCACACGGCGCCCCCTTGTGGTCATAACAGAGTAAGATGGTCTGTAGAGCTGCTAAAGCTTCAGAACCCGTGCAGTAGACGGTGATGTGCTTTATGAAGGCCCCTCCACGTTAATGGTGGTGACGGTGGCCATGTAGCAGCGCTGGAACAGGCGCTCCGGGTC includes the following:
- the gpx7 gene encoding glutathione peroxidase 7 → MEKLLRALALVLLCHVLEAKQKDFYTFKVVNSRGRLVSLEKYRGSVSLVVNVASECGFTEEHYTDLQQLQRDFGPYHFNVLAFPCNQFGQQEPGSDKEIDSYVRRVYGVSFPLFSKIAVVGTGANNAFKYLAEATGKEPDWNFWKYLIDADGKVVGAWAPQVSVKELRPKITEMVRKLIIKRKEEL